Genomic window (Ananas comosus cultivar F153 linkage group 1, ASM154086v1, whole genome shotgun sequence):
TATAAGATCTTTAATCTCTCTAATGAATGAATAATCTAACTAATTATGATTTAGAATTCGTTTGGCATTAATGCCTATTTAATGCTGATAAATGAAATAAagttaggataaaaatatatttttacgttTTTAAGTCGCATCGTATAAAATATGTAGTAATCCACCTTTTGCAATATGTTGGAAGGCAATGTTTTAtacaaaaataagtaaaatatttttccatCATAACCTTTTACTGCAGGTAATATAATCTCTTTGCAATATCAAAGAGAAGCTTAGTAACCAACTTCATGGaaatatttatgtttatatataggtagcgctttgtttatttaatttagaaataaatttagctggaaatgtgaatcagctaggattcgaacttgaatcttgggtaccaaccactaagccctttgccacttgctcagATGGttggtatatatgtaaataattatttatgggGTTCTTAGGATGAGTTCCATGCTTGGTTCCgccaaattgtttttttttttaactataataatttatttaatttgtaatgaTGACAGTAGCTAATTTATTTTAGAGGTTAGTAATCTACATTAATCTTAtgaaatcatatttaacaagaTGATTTTTTCATTGGTTGTTACCTAACTTAACATCTAATTTGGCCCAATAAGGGCAATATTTACTAATTTTCTTAGATCATGATTAGTACTTGAGAGAGATTGATAGGTTGCAACCCGAGTTACTCCAAACTCTAAATTTAATATTCTGTTTACCAAAATGCAGCTCATGTAAATAATTAATCCAGTGACACAATTATTTTGACTAtatacaaatcaaaatttattaaatttggtcaAATATACTTTACAAATAATGATCAGATTTAATGCACCTCCATATCAATCAACAATAAATTTGGTCAAGTTACAAGCACAATCCCCCATTACAAATTCTCACATATACTCAATTATTGTGCTAACACAAGGGACCGCTTGATTCTTTTTTGGGTCGAGGTGTGAAAATGAAAGGCATCAGCACAGGTAcaattatttttgaatgataATTGCTTCAACTCATTAATAAGTTGTACAGAATGTAAATGGTgctatagtttttttctttgttttattgTGTCACGTGAACGAATTGTCATTCTATGAACTGTTTGGATCGACCTTTCAGTGTGATTTAGCTCTTATTATGAGTTGTTCGTGTCATCTTTCAAGCGTGAATTTTGACTAAGTTAATTGTCCAAAAAACTAGCTCATTTCAATGTAGATAGATTAagataatttaaaacttttcgaGTTGTAGTTGGTGGATAACATCTACAAtacttttgatttaaaaaataatactatcaaagtaattttttaatcgTGAACATATTAGATTCACTGAATTTAGTCGAAAGACTCATTCATTTAAGGTTAAAAAATTTGACAGATGATCTTACCAGTCTTTTTCAGAGAATAATTTTGACTGGTCTCTTATCaccaaatatttattatctgaATTCAAGTAGTGGAATTGAGTAGTAGGCCTAAAGAATGGGGCATTTAACTTAACCCCACTACATGTGTGGTGTTCTTCTGTTGTATATTTTCCATTTTAAAGTACTTGCATTATTGAAGGAATCATGTGACTAAGGTCCAGGTTCATTTTGAACCACCATAATTACTAACACCAATGACCAAATAATAGGCCTAacaatttttactattattattattatttatttatttttaacaattttctCTCGTGTGTCACACCAGATGGTCAGATAAAAAAATTCAACGGCCGTGATTTAgtgaaataaaataatgaacCATTTTAAACCAACCAACCAAAGAGAATGCTCCAGGTAGGAACACGTGGGTCGACCCGTTCAATCCCCCATTTTTCACGAGAACTCATTTATTGGACAgtgtccaccacgtcatccatGAACCACATCTGTTCcataaccttaaaaaaaaaaaaaaaatctggtgaTACTGTTGGGTTCAAGCCtttcattttatttcaattagatttcaactatttaaatttttaataattttaacgaAATAGACTATATAGAAactacaataaaattttatttatttatattgattatagTTATGTTTTAACTATCTCtgattaattttgatattatttttttagttttcaaaatcGCTCACTCACGATACGGTGAAATTGAATccctaatttttagaattaatcaTTTGGAAGTTAAATTATTAGTCGGACCACGGGATGAAATGGTGAACATGGTCCATACAAAAAGCTACCTCGTCCAGCTCTTGCCCGGGGAGCACGTGCGCCGCACGTGCTGCTACCCTCAATTTTTAAATCGCGCGAACCTCGCTCGAGGCTCGGCTTCGCGCCGGCGCTAACTGAACTCTGACTCGGCTCCGGTTGAATTAGACTCTTGCTTAGCTTCGCGCATATTAAAGCAACTAAATCTTGATTTACGATTTTacttatatacccctaaaatTTGATGTATTTCTGAAACTCTCGCGGTTTCCTTTTTCCCTCTCTATAAATAcccttccccttctcctctcgATTCTTTCTCAGGGACGAGCCACCTCTTATACCCCTCGTCGTCTCTCTCGAACCCTTCTAtactccaaaaccctagaaaaactagagagagaaggggaaatGGCGCTCGCGAGCAgttcctcctccctctccgtcCACCCCCACCatctctcctccgccgcctcgagCGGCGGCGCCGTTCATTCACCGTCCTTCCTCCCCGTCAAGCCGCGGCCCTCCGCCGCAGCCGGGATCCGCCCGATCTCCGCCGTCCACGCGGCAGAGCCGGCGAAGAATCCCGTGGTCGCCGACAAACCGAAGGAGTCGTCGTCTCCGGCGCCGGCCCCGGCCCCGGCGCCGGGGAGGTGGACGGTGGATAGTTGGAGGGCGAAGAAGGCGCTGCAGCTCCCCGAGTACCCCGACAAGAAGGATCTCGAGTCGGTGCTCCGCACGATCGAGAGCTTCCCCCCGATCGTTTTCGCGGGCGAGGCGCGCCACCTCGAGGGGCTCCTTGCCGACGCCGCCATGGGAAAGGCGTTCCTCCTCCAGGGCGGGGACTGCGCCGAGAGCTTCAAGGAGTTCAACGCcaacaacatccgggacaccTTCCGCGTCCTCCTACAGATGAGCGTGGTCCTCATGTTCGGGGGCCAGATGCCCATCGTCAAGGTACGGAAACTCTAAACCTAATCCCGATCTCGAAACCCTCAGATCCAAGCCGCCATTGAGCCCTCAATCTAAGATCCCGACCGTCGGATCTGGCGCAGGTGGGGCGGATGGCTGGGCAATTCGCAAAGCCGAGGTCGGATCCCTTCGAGGAGAGGAACGGTGTGAAGCTGCCGAGCTACAGAGGGGACAACGTGAATGGGGACGCATTCGATGAGAAATCGAGGGTTCCCGATCCGCAGAGGATGATCCGGGCGTATTGCCAATCGGCGGCGACGCTCAACCTCCTCCGGGCGTTTGCGACCGGAGGGTACGCAGCGATGCAGCGCGTGACGCAGTGGAACCTCGATTTCACCGAGCACAGCGAGCAAGGAGACAGGTGAGGATCATGATCTAGCGTTTCCTTATAACTACCATTAATATTGATTGCAATGCCGCTGCTgtactttttaattttgacaactTCTCGTGTAGTTAGTTAGAACTTAACTTCCTTCTTCTAAAGTAGAATAGTTCCCTTTCTTCCCTAGTAACTATGTTTGTATggcttattctttttctttttaagcaGGAATTggcataaaattaataaattttaaattctgatgATATGAGTGAGAGCTTGGagaaatataagagaaaatttttaatttttattcaactattagtttaaagtattttgcCTGCAAAGTGGTGGAATTGATCTAATATCTAAATTACTGTGGTAATAAACGGGAGTAACACAAGTAGAAAATTTATAAGAAAGAGTGTTAAAAAATGAGCtatctaagttttttttttattattattttttatagaaaggTTGGGAGGTATGTTTTAGGTTATTAGCTGTAAGCATTACCTGGTAACATGGAAGAGTTGTTGCTCGCTTATCTTACAGGCTACTATTCTATCACAGTAACAGGACTAGcggaaatttaaaaaatgaattaaaaaaaaaagactcagTAGTAAGTTGGAACAACCAAGCAATTAAGAAAACATTTGTTTTTAGAATAATTAAACTGACCGTATCTCATTGTTAACAACAACTGTATTGTATCTGATGTTTCAgcataaataagatatttccgTATTTGTGCTGATCAAATAAGAAATTTCCTCTGCATATTGTAGTGTATCTTCACCTAATTCCTGAACATTGGGAAGAAGAAATGGACATTGACCTTTCATGTTATAGGATAtctaaaaaaacataaaaaggtGAACATGTAGTATTACCTCAACTATAGGCTGCTTTCGTGTAGACCCcttctaaattttatgattGAGGCttatgttttgtttattttgatttatattatttttatcaaacaaaTGAAGAATTCTCTACAATCAAGCAGGACTTTAGCTGTCAACCATTAACTGTTGACAAAACTCGCAGCTTCATCGGCTAAACAATGGATAAAGTCGCCAATTCTAATAGAATTACTATAAGATTTAACAAAATTCCCACATAAACTGACAGGGGaaactcaaattaaaacaaaaggaaTTAAATACTGcgaaaagggggaaaaaaaattgggaTTCTATTTCAAAATGCTTGTATTCTTGCATAGCAAAGTGTTGAAAAACAAAGGCGCAAAAGAAAGATAGTGACCATCTTGCTGTATGCGTGTGCTGATTGAGATGACACATGGTCTTAGGTACCGTGAGCTGGCACACCGGGTGGACGAGGCGCTGGGGTTCATGGCAGCAGCTGGTCTGACAGTGGACCATCCTATCATGACGAC
Coding sequences:
- the LOC109713325 gene encoding phospho-2-dehydro-3-deoxyheptonate aldolase 2, chloroplastic-like, with the protein product MALASSSSSLSVHPHHLSSAASSGGAVHSPSFLPVKPRPSAAAGIRPISAVHAAEPAKNPVVADKPKESSSPAPAPAPAPGRWTVDSWRAKKALQLPEYPDKKDLESVLRTIESFPPIVFAGEARHLEGLLADAAMGKAFLLQGGDCAESFKEFNANNIRDTFRVLLQMSVVLMFGGQMPIVKVGRMAGQFAKPRSDPFEERNGVKLPSYRGDNVNGDAFDEKSRVPDPQRMIRAYCQSAATLNLLRAFATGGYAAMQRVTQWNLDFTEHSEQGDRYRELAHRVDEALGFMAAAGLTVDHPIMTTTEFWTSHECLLLPYEQALTREDSTSGLFYDCSAHFLWVGERTRQLDGAHVEFLRGVANPLGIKVSDKMDPKQLVKLIEILNPQNKPGRITIITRMGPENMRVKLPHLIRAVRGAGQIVTWVSDPMHGNTIKAPCGLKTRPFDSILAEVRAFFDVHEQEGSHPGGVHLEMTGQNVTECIGGSRTVTFDDLSSRYHTHCDPRLNASQSLELAFIIAERLRKRRIRSPRLNLLDNNLPPLSF